A window of the Gammaproteobacteria bacterium genome harbors these coding sequences:
- the alr gene encoding alanine racemase has protein sequence MTPAVEAHIDLTALRHNLERVRQSAPGRRIMAIIKANAYGHGIVRVAGALSDVDALAVARLEEALQLRQAGIVTPIVLLEGFLEASELSEIVAHDLQVVIHHEYQVQVLERARLAKPVVAWLKIDTGMHRLGVRIDQAPALWQRLQRCSAVGELRVMTHLASADDRSSEQTEQQLEKFRHAISGMDGAMSIANSAGILGWPRSHGDWVRPGIMLYGVSPFMAGKGEEESLHPVMTLHSRLIAINQARTGDAIGYGASWVCPEDMLVGVVACGYGDGYPRHAVPGTPVLVNNIRVPLIGRVSMDMICVDLRQQPRADVGDPVVLWGKGLPVEEVAIRASTIPYELLCGVTGRVFFTERN, from the coding sequence ATGACACCGGCGGTCGAGGCGCATATCGACCTCACGGCCCTGCGGCATAATCTGGAACGAGTCCGCCAATCTGCGCCAGGACGGCGCATCATGGCTATTATCAAGGCTAATGCTTATGGTCACGGCATCGTTCGTGTAGCCGGGGCGTTAAGTGATGTTGATGCCCTTGCGGTTGCCAGACTGGAAGAAGCCTTGCAGTTGCGCCAGGCGGGTATTGTTACGCCGATTGTCTTGCTCGAAGGATTTCTTGAGGCCAGTGAGCTGAGCGAAATCGTGGCTCATGATTTGCAGGTGGTCATTCATCACGAGTATCAGGTGCAAGTGCTGGAGCGGGCACGGTTGGCAAAACCAGTGGTCGCCTGGCTCAAGATTGATACCGGCATGCATCGTCTGGGCGTGAGAATCGATCAAGCACCAGCACTTTGGCAGCGTCTTCAGCGTTGCAGCGCAGTGGGTGAGTTGCGGGTGATGACACATCTTGCGAGCGCGGATGATCGCAGCAGTGAACAGACTGAACAACAATTGGAAAAGTTTCGTCACGCCATTAGCGGAATGGATGGTGCTATGAGCATCGCCAATTCCGCCGGTATTCTGGGTTGGCCGCGCAGTCATGGCGATTGGGTGCGGCCTGGGATCATGCTGTATGGCGTTTCTCCATTCATGGCCGGGAAGGGTGAGGAAGAAAGTTTGCACCCCGTGATGACCTTGCATTCGCGCTTGATTGCCATCAATCAGGCACGCACAGGGGATGCCATTGGTTATGGTGCCAGTTGGGTGTGTCCAGAAGATATGCTGGTGGGCGTTGTCGCTTGTGGTTATGGTGATGGCTATCCGCGCCATGCGGTGCCTGGCACGCCGGTGTTGGTGAACAACATCCGCGTGCCATTAATTGGTCGCGTGTCGATGGACATGATCTGTGTCGACCTGCGACAACAACCACGCGCAGATGTCGGTGATCCTGTCGTGCTCTGGGGCAAAGGGTTGCCCGTAGAAGAGGTGGCGATTCGTGCCTCGACGATTCCTTATGAGCTGTTGTGTGGAGTGACTGGGCGGGTATTTTTTACCGAGCGCAACTGA
- the dnaB gene encoding replicative DNA helicase, whose product MPEVSRVVVRTDEATEAFKIPPHSIEAEQSLLGGLMLDNASWEQVGDMVSDDDFYRRDHRLIFQAVRDLADESTPFDVVTLSEWLEKRNQLDQAGGLAYLGMLANNTPSAANIKAYAEIVRERSVLRQLIHVGTEISNSGFVTEGRKSEELLDNAERLVFEIAEQGARGKGGFAAIKDVLTEVVDRIDELFQQDNPLTGIPTGFSDFDEKTSGLQKGDLIIVAGRPSMGKTSFAMNIAEHAVIKTEKPVAVFSMEMSAAQLAMRMLSSLGRIDQHKVRTGKLDDEDWPRLASAVGLLAEKPLFIDDTPALSPNELRTRCRRLTREHGQLGLILIDYLQLMQVPGNKENRTAEISEISRSLKSLAKELHVPVIALSQLNRGLEQRPNKRPVMSDLRESGAIEQDADIIVFIYRDEVYNEDSPDKGTAEIIIGKQRNGPIGTTRLTFLGKYTRFENFISDHYSNEGYA is encoded by the coding sequence ATGCCTGAAGTATCGCGTGTTGTCGTCCGGACGGATGAGGCCACAGAGGCCTTCAAAATCCCGCCCCATTCCATTGAAGCCGAGCAGTCCCTGCTGGGCGGTTTGATGCTGGATAACGCCTCCTGGGAACAGGTGGGAGATATGGTCAGCGACGATGATTTTTATCGGCGGGATCACCGGCTGATTTTTCAGGCGGTGCGCGATCTGGCCGACGAATCGACGCCCTTCGATGTGGTCACGCTTTCTGAGTGGTTGGAAAAGCGGAATCAACTGGATCAGGCGGGTGGCCTGGCTTATCTGGGCATGCTGGCGAATAACACGCCCAGCGCCGCTAATATCAAGGCCTATGCTGAGATTGTGCGCGAACGTTCCGTGCTGCGGCAATTGATTCATGTCGGTACTGAAATCAGCAACAGCGGCTTTGTCACCGAAGGTAGAAAAAGCGAAGAACTGCTCGATAATGCCGAGCGGCTGGTATTTGAAATCGCAGAACAAGGCGCGCGCGGCAAGGGTGGTTTTGCCGCGATTAAGGATGTTTTGACGGAAGTCGTCGATCGTATCGATGAGCTCTTCCAGCAAGACAATCCATTGACAGGCATCCCTACAGGATTCAGTGATTTCGATGAGAAGACATCAGGATTGCAGAAGGGGGACTTGATCATCGTTGCGGGTCGTCCCTCGATGGGTAAGACCAGCTTTGCGATGAATATTGCCGAACATGCGGTGATCAAAACTGAAAAGCCCGTTGCCGTATTCAGCATGGAAATGTCCGCCGCGCAATTGGCGATGCGTATGTTATCGTCGCTGGGTCGCATCGACCAACATAAAGTGCGTACCGGTAAACTGGATGATGAAGATTGGCCACGGCTGGCTTCGGCGGTAGGTTTGCTGGCTGAGAAGCCGCTATTTATTGACGATACTCCCGCCTTATCGCCTAACGAATTGCGTACTCGTTGCCGCCGCTTGACGCGTGAACATGGTCAGCTAGGTTTGATACTGATCGATTACCTGCAACTGATGCAGGTGCCTGGCAACAAGGAAAATCGTACTGCAGAAATCTCCGAAATCTCGCGCTCGTTGAAGAGTTTGGCCAAGGAACTACATGTGCCCGTCATCGCATTGTCGCAGCTTAATCGGGGCTTGGAGCAACGTCCGAATAAACGCCCGGTGATGTCTGATTTGCGCGAATCCGGTGCTATCGAACAGGATGCCGATATTATCGTCTTTATTTATCGTGATGAAGTCTACAATGAAGACAGTCCGGATAAAGGCACGGCTGAAATCATTATCGGCAAACAGCGTAATGGGCCGATTGGCACCACTCGGCTGACGTTCCTCGGTAAATACACCCGCTTTGAAAATTTCATTTCTGATCATTACTCTAACGAGGGTTATGCATGA
- the rplI gene encoding 50S ribosomal protein L9, with protein MEVILLDKVQNLGNLGDTVKVRPGYGRNFLIPRGKAVTANAANRAVFEQRRKELEKKVAEELAADQARAAKINGLTVEIARRAGDEGKLFGSVGTADVAAAVAAKAGIPVAKHEVLLPEGPMRAIGQYSIDLQLHADVTATVTVNVVAEA; from the coding sequence ATGGAAGTAATTTTGCTGGATAAGGTCCAAAACTTGGGTAACTTGGGCGACACCGTCAAGGTCCGTCCTGGCTATGGTCGTAATTTTCTGATTCCACGCGGCAAGGCTGTCACGGCCAACGCAGCGAATCGGGCCGTTTTCGAACAACGCCGCAAAGAGCTGGAAAAGAAGGTGGCCGAGGAATTGGCCGCCGATCAGGCGCGCGCTGCCAAAATCAATGGCTTGACCGTTGAAATTGCACGTCGTGCGGGTGATGAAGGCAAGCTGTTTGGCTCCGTGGGTACTGCCGATGTGGCGGCTGCCGTGGCGGCCAAGGCCGGTATTCCGGTAGCCAAGCACGAAGTGCTGCTGCCAGAAGGCCCGATGCGTGCCATCGGTCAGTATTCCATCGATCTGCAACTGCATGCCGATGTGACTGCGACCGTGACCGTTAACGTCGTCGCTGAAGCCTAA
- a CDS encoding DUF2232 domain-containing protein has protein sequence MLAIARFIMRGPWQAILAVAVMALFSLVPILGVLSVLSGAAVALVTLRMGAQRGLSVFCGAGLLMGLVMFLVQGQAGFAVAVLFGLVLWLPLWLLALLLRKTQSWPLTLDAVAAIGIAGVLVMYGIFADPAQFWQQVLKSVMDTMANQGGMGQMDALRDQLPRIADWMTGFLSGAVVLGLISSLMVGRWWQAVLYNPGGFRQEFLALRQSQTAAVIALAIVVLGLAGSGAMADIARDSAVVVIVIYSIFGLALTHAIVAITGASIGWLIGLYVVAFVLLPHVMIVLSVMGLVDSFVDFRSRLKPVVKTPGDNHDPN, from the coding sequence ATGTTAGCGATTGCGCGCTTTATCATGCGCGGCCCATGGCAGGCTATTCTCGCAGTGGCCGTCATGGCACTGTTCTCCCTGGTGCCGATCCTGGGAGTACTGAGCGTGTTGAGCGGTGCTGCCGTTGCGCTGGTGACATTACGCATGGGGGCGCAGCGCGGATTATCGGTGTTTTGCGGCGCTGGCTTGCTGATGGGGTTGGTCATGTTTCTGGTACAGGGACAAGCCGGATTCGCAGTTGCCGTGTTGTTCGGGTTGGTATTGTGGCTGCCGCTGTGGTTGTTGGCGCTGCTGTTACGCAAAACTCAATCCTGGCCGTTAACGCTGGATGCGGTGGCGGCGATCGGCATCGCAGGTGTGCTGGTGATGTATGGCATATTTGCCGATCCGGCGCAGTTCTGGCAACAGGTGTTGAAGTCGGTGATGGACACCATGGCGAACCAGGGCGGTATGGGGCAGATGGACGCGCTTCGCGACCAATTGCCGCGGATTGCCGATTGGATGACCGGATTTTTGTCCGGGGCAGTGGTGCTCGGTTTGATTAGCAGCCTGATGGTGGGGCGCTGGTGGCAGGCGGTGCTGTACAACCCTGGCGGGTTTCGGCAGGAGTTTCTGGCCTTGCGCCAGAGTCAGACGGCCGCTGTGATTGCGTTAGCGATTGTGGTGCTGGGATTGGCGGGATCGGGTGCCATGGCCGATATCGCCAGAGACTCTGCGGTTGTGGTGATTGTAATCTACAGCATCTTTGGTCTGGCCCTGACGCATGCAATCGTCGCTATTACCGGTGCCAGTATTGGGTGGTTGATTGGTTTATATGTGGTGGCGTTCGTTTTGTTGCCCCATGTGATGATAGTGCTGTCGGTGATGGGTTTGGTCGACAGCTTTGTGGATTTCAGGTCCAGATTGAAGCCGGTGGTGAAAACGCCCGGCGACAATCATGATCCGAATTGA
- a CDS encoding 30S ribosomal protein S18: MARQFRRRKFCRFTAEGVKEIDYKDIGTLRQYITETGKIVPSRITGTNARYQRQLSTAIKRARFLALLPYSDSH, encoded by the coding sequence TTTCGTCGTCGCAAGTTTTGCCGCTTTACCGCTGAAGGCGTAAAGGAAATCGATTACAAAGACATCGGTACCTTGCGTCAGTACATCACTGAGACCGGCAAGATCGTTCCAAGCCGGATCACGGGTACCAACGCGCGTTATCAGCGTCAGCTCTCTACTGCAATCAAGCGCGCCCGTTTCCTGGCCTTGTTGCCGTACAGCGATTCGCATTAA